Proteins co-encoded in one Amaranthus tricolor cultivar Red isolate AtriRed21 chromosome 7, ASM2621246v1, whole genome shotgun sequence genomic window:
- the LOC130818941 gene encoding receptor-like cytosolic serine/threonine-protein kinase RBK2, with amino-acid sequence MEDSEDTHPGLVGKVAKKIPAIKPLARSRTVGSLFSPFGKDLRFLDVHVHDNLNEDNSPTAVLEACNDDLDVEANSSKASSLCLPSKPYFKWKKLFKLWKKKSKHFSSKTSVKKICSKVVKSRFNPKINANMCKMKASWKIFSFSELQKATSNFSKENLIGKGGFAEVHKGCLKGGQLVAVKRLTLEENDERVNSFLSELGIMAHVDHPNTATLIGYGVEGGLFIVMQLSSLGSLRSLLNDSRENIEWRIRYKIALGTADGLMYLHDRCQRRIIHRDIKADNILLTEDYEPQICDFGLAKWLPKQWTHHCIFKFEGTFGYFAPEYFMYGIVDEKTDVFAFGVLLLELITGQRAFNSERQSILLWAKPYLDEHDLKNLVDPVLGDDYDAEELDRMVLTAALCTQQAPVLRPQMNQVTVLLRGDDYYPENKKEKQAKNMRRTYSEEIFDAKEYNSTKHLNEMRRHRQIAFGAIE; translated from the exons TTTAGTAGGCAAGGTTGCTAAGAAAATACCAGCAATAAAGCCTCTAGCAAGAAGTAGGACTGTAGGTTCCTTGTTTTCTCCTTTTGGTAAAG ACTTGAGATTCTTGGATGTACATGTACATGACAATCTTAATGAAGATAATTCTCCGACTGCAGTACTCGAAGCGTGTAATGATGACTTAGACGTAGAAGCCAATTCATCAAAGGCTTCATCTCTTTGTCTTCCTTCCAAACCTTATTTTAAATGGAAGAAACTTTTTAAATTATggaaaaagaaatcaaaacacTTTTCAAGTAAAACTTCGGTTAAAAAGATATGCAGTAAAGTGGTTAAGAGCAGATTCAACCCAAAAATTAATGCTAATATGTGCAAGATGAAGGCCTCTTGGAAGATTTTCTCCTTCTCTGAACTTCAAAAGGCGACTAGCAATTTCAGTAAAG AGAACCTGATCGGAAAAGGTGGTTTTGCCGAAGTTCACAAGGGATGTTTAAAAGGAGGGCAGTTGGTGGCGGTTAAACGCTTGACGTTAGAAGAAAATGATGAAAGGGTTAATAGCTTTCTTTCTGAGCTTGGTATTATGGCCCATGTGGATCATCCTAATACTGCTACTTTAATTGGCTATGGAGTAGAAGGCGGACTTTTCATCGTCATGCAATTGTCGTCACTTGGAAGTCTAAGATCTCTTCTTAATG ATTCAAGGGAAAACATAGAGTGGAGAATTCGGTATAAAATTGCATTAGGAACAGCTGATGGGCTGATGTATCTTCATGACCGTTGCCAACGGAGAATCATTCACAGAGATATCAAAGCTGATAATATATTACTTACCGAGGACTATGAGCCTCAG ATATGTGATTTTGGACTTGCAAAATGGTTACCAAAACAATGGACTCATCACTGCATATTCAAATTCGAAGGCACTTTTGG TTATTTTGCCCCCGAATACTTCATGTATGGCATAGTGGATGAAAAAACAGATGTCTTTGCTTTTGGGGTGCTGCTTTTGGAGCTTATTACGGGTCAACGAGCTTTCAATAGTGAAAGACAAAGCATTCTGTTATGG GCAAAACCGTATCTTGATGAACACGACCTGAAGAATCTTGTTGATCCTGTGCTTGGTGATGATTATGATGCGGAGGAGTTGGATCGCATGGTCTTGACTGCTGCCTTGTGTACACAGCAGGCTCCAGTTTTGCGGCCCCAAATGAACCAG GTCACTGTTCTGCTGAGAGGAGATGATTACTATCCCGAAAACAAGAAAGAAAAGCAAGCAAAGAATATGCGTAGGACGTATTCCGAAGAGATTTTCGATGCTAAAGAATACAACTCAACAAAGCATCTAAATGAAATGCGACGCCATAGACAGATTGCTTTCGGTGCCATCGAATGA
- the LOC130818942 gene encoding autophagy-related protein 18h-like, whose protein sequence is MKHQQTKGINKTNGFSRNSFKFISSCIKTVSSGVRSASASVAASISSDSHDIKDQVLWACFDKIEVSPTIFKRVLLLGYANGFQVLDVDDASVVTELVSKRDGPCTFLQIQPFPAKSEGCEGFRASHPLLLVAAGDEANVPNLTHRRDGLVRDGYVESQTGNVVYSPTAVRFYSLKSHDYVHVLRFRSAVYTVRCSPRIVAVGLASQIYCFDALTLENKFSVLTYPVPQMASPGMVGINVGYGPLAVGPRWLAYASNNPLLTNTGRLSPQNLTPSPGVSPSTSPSSGNLVARYAMESSKQLAAGLINIGDMGYKTFSKYCNELLPDGSNSPVTTSSGWRVNKTSAHSPETDTAGMVVVKDFVSKAVIAQFRAHTSPISALCFDPSGTLLVTASIHGNNINIFRIMPSSSNNAASSQSYNWTSSHVHLYKLHRGITSAVIQDICFSQYSQWVAIISSKGTCHIFVLSPFGGECGLQVQNSHIDGPTLVPVLSLPWWSTSSYTINQQSLSAPPPPPATLSVVSRIRTGNSGWLNTVSSAASSAAGIGSVQSSAISAVFHLSMPSPLRPARTNSLEHLLVYSPSGHLIQYGLFPSIGVETGNKASKPGTGSLVQIQDEDLRVKSEAIHWWDVCRRADWPEREECIKGLAFGRKDLSAMSLKVSESEKIDNVRKDEELSEQSTLYLSNAEVQMNHGRIQTWKNSKIHFFAMNSVVSDSQNFSAEDVGGEIEIEKIPLLEIEIKRKDLLPVFDYFRQVKPDWNNRGANGEVYPTSISEAHLAKDKYPSPALVHAEPVHNSQFGSFVPAAEKDIIKSYLGVAQNPMAKNAIAVSSTFPAPLLTQSSISDTSSMEISPPENSCLVNSPSPVTNPSLSAERANTKDVQSSSSDGGSEASNVSSNRSDFSMNVADESSVPDPLDFAGYFQEEYCKAAPLDESHELSEVVTDIDSSSSPREKEKSEEDGENDELLGGVFDFSEEG, encoded by the exons ATGAAACATCAGCAAACAAAGGGGATTAATAAAACGAATGGATTTTCCCGTAATTCTTTCAAGTTTATCTCATCTTGTATCAAGACTGTTTCTTCTGGTGTTCGGTCAGCCAGTGCATCTGTTGCCGCTTCTATTTCTTCTGATTCCCATGATATCAAAGACCag GTGCTATGGGCTTGCTTCGACAAGATAGAAGTCAGTCCAACTATCTTCAAGCGTGTTCTATTGCTTGGGTATGCCAATGGTTTCCAAGTACTCGATGTGGATGATGCCTCTGTTGTCACTGAGCTGGTTTCAAAGCGTGATGGCCCTTGTACATTTTTGCAAATACAACCATTCCCTGCAAAGTCTGAAGGTTGTGAAGGATTTAGGGCATCCCATCCTTTACTTCTAGTTGCAGCAGGCGATGAAGCCAATGTTCCGAATCTTACTCATAGAAGAGATGGGTTGGTTAGAGATGGCTATGTTGAATCACAAACAGGGAATGTGGTCTATTCTCCAACTGCTGTTCGTTTTTATTCACTGAAGTCTCACGACTATGTTCATGTTCTCAGATTTCGTTCTGCTGTTTATACTGTTAGATGCAGTCCTCGTATTGTTGCTGTCGGACTTGCTTCGCAA ATATATTGCTTTGATGCGCTCACGCTTGAGAATAAATTCAGTGTCTTGACTTATCCAGTCCCTCAAATGGCTAGCCCGGGAATGGTCGGTATCAATGTCGGTTATGGTCCCCTGGCTGTTGGTCCTAGGTGGTTAGCTTATGCTTCTAATAACCCCTTATTAACTAATACAGGGCGGTTAAGTCCTCAAAATCTTACTCCGTCTCCTGGTGTAAGCCCTTCCACATCTCCAAGCAGTGGGAATTTGGTGGCTAGGTATGCTATGGAGTCAAGCAAGCAGTTGGCTGCAGGGCTGATTAATATCGGTGACATGGGATACAAGACATTCTCTAAGTACTGTAATGAACTTCTTCCAGATGGTTCTAATTCTCCTGTTACTACCAGTTCTGGCTGGAGAGTCAACAAGACTTCAGCTCATTCACCCGAGACAGATACCGCTGGCATG GTGGTTGTTAAAGATTTTGTTTCTAAAGCTGTTATAGCACAGTTTCGGGCACATACAAGCCCAATTTCAGCTCTTTGTTTTGATCCTAGTGGGACACTTCTCGTGACTGCATCAATACATGGTAATAATATAAACATCTTCCGAATAATGCCCTCCTCGTCAAACAATGCTGCAAGTAGTCAAAGCTACAATTGGACTTCATCTCATGTGCATCTGTACAAGCTTCATCGTGGAATCACTTCAGCA GTTATTCAAGATATTTGTTTCAGTCAATATAGCCAATGGGTAGCTATAATCTCTTCTAAAGGGACTTGCCACATATTTGTTTTGTCTCCTTTTGGCGGTGAGTGTGGGCTTCAAGTTCAAAATTCCCATATTGACGGGCCAACACTTGTTCCTGTATTATCTTTACCATGGTGGTCTACTTCATCTTATACTATCAATCAGCAGTCTCTTTCTGCTCCTCCGCCGCCTCCAGCTACTCTCTCTGTGGTTAGTAGAATAAGAACGGGCAACTCTGGGTGGCTCAACACGGTCAGCAGTGCTGCTTCTTCTGCAGCCGGAATCGGCTCTGTGCAATCTTCTGCTATTTCTGCTGTTTTCCACTTGTCGATGCCTAGTCCCTTGCGGCCTGCTCGCACAAACTCCTTGGAGCACCTTTTGGTTTACTCCCCTTCCGGCCATCTTATTCAATACGGACTTTTCCCATCTATTGGGGTTGAGACAGGGAATAAGGCTTCAAAACCTGGGACGGGTTCACTGGTGCAAATACAAGATGAAGATTTAAGGGTGAAATCCGAAGCCATTCATTGGTGGGATGTTTGCCGAAGAGCAGATTGGCCAGAGAGAGAGGAGTGCATCAAGGGGTTAGCATTTGGCAGAAAAGATCTTTCAGCTATGTCCTTAAAGGTTTCTGAATCTGAAAAAATTGATAATGTTAGAAAAGACGAAGAGCTGTCTGAACAATCCACTTTGTATCTATCCAATGCAGAAGTACAAATGAACCATGGAAGAATTCAGACCTGGAAAAATTCCAAG ATACATTTCTTTGCTATGAATTCTGTGGTCAGCGACAGTCAGAATTTTTCAGCTGAAGATGTTGGTGGTGAAATTGAAATTGAGAAGATCCCACTTCTCGAAATTGAAATAAAACGGAAGGATTTATTACCTGTTTTTGATTACTTCCGCCAAGTGAAGCCTGATTGGAACAACAG ggGCGCAAATGGGGAAGTATATCCTACTTCCATTTCCGAAGCACATTTGGCAAAAGACAAGTATCCATCTCCAGCTTTGGTCCATGCTGAACCTGTACATAATTCACAGTTTG GATCGTTTGTACCAGCTGCCGAGAAGGATATCATCAAGTCTTATTTGggagttgcccaaaacccaatGGCTAAGAATGCGATAGCGGTTTCTTCCACTTTTCCTGCTCCTTTACTGACACAAAGCTCAATAAGCGACACTTCCTCCATGGAAATTTCTCCACCGGAAAATAGTTGCCTTGTAAATAGTCCGTCCCCTGTAACAAACCCATCACTTTCAGCTGAAAGAGCTAATACAAAGGACGTTCAATCGTCCAGCAGTGATGGAGGCAGTGAAGCTTCAAACGTTAGTTCTAACCGTTCTGATTTTAGTATGAACGTTGCTGATGAAAGCTCTGTCCCAGACCCGCTAGATTTTGCGGGTTATTTCCAAGAGGAATATTGTAAAGCTGCTCCTCTTGATGAAAGTCATGAGCTGTCGGAAGTTGTTACTGATATAGATAGTAGCAGCAGTCCCCGTGAGAAAGAGAAGTCTGAAGAAGATGGCGAGAACGATGAATTACTTGGAGGTGTTTTTGACTTTTCTGAAGAAG GATGA